A region of Moorena producens PAL-8-15-08-1 DNA encodes the following proteins:
- a CDS encoding type I polyketide synthase — protein MNQKYQSDLIAIIGIACRFPEANDHNQFWQNLEQGINSISEIPSQRWEVEKYYSETPETPNKTISKWAGLIEGIDQFDAQFFGISPREATRMDPQQRIMLELSWSCIEDAGYSPLELSGSQVGVFIGACNYDYNELQHQNENIEGHTATGSYTCIIPNRISYFFNFHGPSLPVDTACSSSLVALHQAVNSIKEKECEMALVGGISVLCTPTSYISFSQLGMLSPNGQCKTFDSDADGYVRGEGAGVVLLKPLAKALSDGDRIYGVIKGSAINHGGKARTLTSPNVYAQAQVLRAAYTNANIAPNTVSYIETHGTGTPLGDPIEINGLKRSFKQLHKQYKIPLTQEPYCGLGAVKTNIGHLESAAGIAGIIKVLLAMKHKKLPKLANFKELNPRIELKDSPFYIVNETQEWQQLQTETGEIIPRRVGVSSFGFGGVNAHVVLEEPPEQVKSQKSKVDVLERPQQILTLSGQTGKALRGLATKYQTYLQSKTESSLQDICFSANTGRTHFTERLAIVAESNSDLQKKLAYFLQDNETNRVVKGKAEIQDKEIAFLFTGQGSQYVDMGRQLYETQPTFQKILDQCNEILKEYLEVPLLEVLYPQEPQNSSSSFLDQTAYTQPALFALEYALAKLWESWGIKPKVVMGHSVGEYVAACVAGVFSLEDGLKLIAMRGRLMQQLPAGGKMVSLLASEERVKKAIADYSSQEGYKKPAVSIAAINGPESIVISGDTEAIAAICSKLEAGGVKTKQLQVSHAFHSPLMEPMLAEFETVAKQVTYSQPKIPLISNVTGQKVGDEITAPEYWVEHIRQPVRFAESMQTLHEQGYELFLEIGPKPILLGMGRQCVPDDVGVWLPSLRPGVEEWEQMLSSLGKLYVKGLKVDWSGFDKDYAAQKVALPTYPFQRERYWIEIDNTQHKSRFLSKNKGFHPLLGERFYSAIQQQQIQFESQLSASEPAYLKHYRVFDQVIFPAAGYLEMVLAAGATLFNSPKLVLEDLVIQSALVLHQEKFKAVQTVLTPLENGTYQFKIFSGDQQDNQQQPSWTLHTEGKLREQKIDSEPTVANLEALKASCPQQIEVKDYYQQFQAQGIDYGVSFQGLKQLWCGEGQAIGEIQLPEELVRDLTNYQLHPALLDVGMQVIAAAIGEDESQTTYVPVLIERLTVYRRPDTSLWAMASVAIPLKDNKDSLSGQITLLSSKGETIAIIEGLQLKQVTREALLGREADELSNWLYEIEWRTQPRFGRQLPPEYILIPGEISRKLNPLVSKLVSEIDLNSYSQFLSQLEALSIDYIIQAFVEMSWLFPERESFSSQSLAEKLEVASQHRRLFNRLLEILAEVEIIKGTTERWQVIKTPGKTNPQGKNQALQNQYPQGKPELTLLERCGSQLSAVLRGTADPLQLVFPEGDLTTATQLYEESSEAQVMNTLVQQGISTALEKLPKDRGVRLLEIGAGTGGTTSFILPHLNPQQTEYVFTDLGSLFTSKAQEKFRDYPFVHYQQLNIEKDPTAQGFESHQYDVIVAANVLHATTSLRQTLENVRQLLAPGGILVLLEVTTRQRWVDLFAGLLEGWWRFEDFDLRPNHPLLESYQWQQLLKENNFPEVVILPGVEGNNQEVFPQSVIIAQASPTPSSLALSKPQGWLIFTDRQGVGENLATQMRSRGEICTLVKPGQAYQQVAPEEFTINPEKPEDFQKLISQVTHSGNLHGVIQCWSLETPEGDFTTEELTSASQIGCGSTLSLVQALVKTELSRSPHLWLVTQGAQAVPDNNPVVSGIAQSSLWGMGKTIASEHPELKCVRIDLDPQQTAKEQARMLMSEILSESREDEVAFRQENRYVARLVPSRHTQKTMDKPLTVRKDATYLIAGGLGGVGLLVAHWLVEKGATHLVLIGRSGVKETTKSQLQELEQAGAQVMVAQADISNLESLTKVWSEIEQNMPPLKGVINSAAVVDDTLIESHNWQRFVKVMAPKVQGSWNLHLLTQNQSLDFFMLFSSMAYLLSTEGAANYAAANAFQHTFAYYRKSLELPAITINWGAILGIGLEPQLKASEKFQNQGRGIEPILPQKAVEALELLLGTNAIGVGVAPINWSQFIEKLPGEVSPPFFEDLTVSQTEKSVKAYQLLEKIKTASTTEKESLLVAHLQSEIAQVLRIKDSQIDIQQPLNTMGVDSLMALELRNRVKSQLEVNIQVSQFIEGVSISELAIKVNEQLRQIDSNQETKLENDGQLLSTDINNSDWIEGEL, from the coding sequence ATGAATCAGAAATACCAGAGCGATCTAATAGCTATTATTGGTATAGCTTGCCGGTTTCCTGAAGCGAATGACCACAACCAGTTTTGGCAAAATCTTGAACAAGGAATAAATAGTATTAGTGAAATTCCTTCCCAAAGGTGGGAAGTAGAGAAGTATTATTCTGAGACTCCCGAAACCCCCAATAAAACTATTAGTAAATGGGCAGGACTGATAGAAGGTATAGACCAGTTTGATGCCCAATTCTTTGGTATATCCCCCAGAGAAGCAACAAGAATGGATCCGCAACAGAGAATTATGCTGGAGTTGAGTTGGTCTTGTATCGAAGATGCGGGTTATTCACCATTAGAACTATCTGGAAGTCAAGTAGGAGTATTTATCGGTGCTTGTAACTACGACTACAATGAGTTGCAACACCAAAATGAAAATATTGAAGGGCATACCGCTACAGGAAGTTACACCTGCATCATTCCCAATAGAATCTCTTACTTCTTCAATTTTCACGGCCCCAGTTTGCCTGTAGATACAGCCTGCTCTAGCTCCCTAGTAGCACTTCATCAAGCAGTAAATTCGATTAAAGAAAAAGAATGTGAGATGGCATTGGTAGGTGGAATAAGTGTATTATGTACACCAACAAGTTATATATCCTTTAGTCAACTAGGAATGTTGTCTCCAAACGGACAATGTAAAACTTTTGATAGTGATGCAGATGGTTATGTAAGGGGGGAAGGAGCGGGAGTAGTCTTATTAAAACCTTTAGCCAAAGCACTCTCAGATGGAGATAGAATATACGGTGTAATCAAAGGAAGTGCTATTAATCATGGAGGCAAAGCAAGAACATTAACCTCTCCAAATGTTTATGCTCAAGCTCAGGTATTGCGAGCGGCCTATACAAATGCAAATATTGCCCCCAACACAGTTTCCTATATAGAAACTCATGGTACAGGAACACCCTTGGGAGACCCCATTGAAATAAATGGTCTCAAACGCAGCTTTAAACAATTACATAAACAATACAAAATACCATTGACACAAGAACCTTATTGTGGTCTAGGAGCAGTCAAAACAAATATTGGGCATTTAGAATCTGCTGCTGGCATTGCAGGAATAATCAAGGTTTTGTTAGCAATGAAGCACAAAAAGTTGCCAAAATTAGCAAATTTTAAAGAATTAAACCCCCGCATAGAATTAAAAGACAGCCCATTTTACATAGTTAATGAAACTCAAGAATGGCAACAGTTACAGACGGAAACAGGAGAGATAATTCCCCGACGGGTAGGAGTCAGTTCATTTGGGTTTGGAGGTGTTAATGCTCATGTGGTTTTGGAAGAACCACCAGAACAAGTTAAAAGTCAAAAGTCAAAAGTAGATGTTCTAGAGCGTCCACAACAGATTTTAACCCTCTCAGGGCAGACGGGGAAAGCACTGAGGGGACTAGCAACAAAATATCAAACTTATTTACAATCAAAAACTGAGTCATCGCTACAAGATATATGCTTCAGCGCTAATACAGGGCGGACACATTTTACAGAAAGACTAGCAATAGTAGCAGAATCAAACAGTGATTTACAGAAAAAATTAGCATATTTTCTCCAGGATAATGAGACCAACAGAGTGGTAAAAGGAAAAGCAGAAATTCAGGATAAAGAGATAGCTTTTCTGTTCACAGGGCAGGGGTCTCAATATGTAGATATGGGAAGACAATTATATGAGACTCAACCCACATTTCAGAAAATTCTAGACCAATGCAATGAAATTCTGAAAGAATATCTAGAAGTACCTCTATTAGAAGTTCTTTATCCTCAAGAACCACAAAACTCAAGTTCTTCTTTCCTAGACCAAACTGCTTATACCCAACCGGCTCTATTTGCTTTAGAATATGCCCTCGCCAAGTTATGGGAATCTTGGGGAATCAAACCCAAGGTGGTGATGGGTCATAGTGTGGGAGAATATGTGGCAGCTTGTGTGGCAGGAGTTTTCAGTCTCGAAGATGGTTTGAAGTTAATTGCCATGCGTGGCAGGTTAATGCAGCAGTTGCCTGCTGGTGGCAAGATGGTATCGTTGTTGGCGTCGGAGGAGCGGGTCAAAAAGGCGATCGCGGACTATAGTTCCCAAGAGGGGTATAAGAAGCCTGCTGTAAGCATTGCTGCCATCAATGGACCGGAAAGTATCGTGATTTCTGGTGATACTGAAGCGATCGCAGCTATTTGCAGTAAGTTAGAAGCTGGGGGAGTAAAGACTAAGCAGCTACAGGTATCCCATGCTTTCCATTCACCGTTGATGGAGCCAATGTTGGCCGAGTTTGAAACAGTAGCCAAACAAGTAACCTATAGTCAGCCTAAAATACCACTAATATCAAATGTCACTGGTCAAAAGGTGGGAGATGAAATTACTGCTCCTGAGTATTGGGTGGAGCATATCAGACAACCAGTGCGTTTTGCTGAAAGTATGCAAACTCTTCACGAGCAAGGATATGAATTGTTCTTAGAAATCGGACCCAAACCAATATTGTTAGGTATGGGGCGTCAATGTGTACCAGACGATGTGGGAGTATGGTTGCCGTCATTGCGTCCGGGAGTAGAAGAATGGGAACAAATGCTCTCTAGCTTAGGAAAATTGTATGTAAAAGGTTTGAAGGTAGATTGGTCAGGATTTGATAAAGATTATGCTGCTCAGAAAGTAGCATTGCCTACTTATCCGTTTCAGAGAGAACGATATTGGATAGAGATAGATAACACACAGCATAAAAGCAGATTTTTGTCAAAAAATAAAGGTTTTCACCCCTTACTAGGTGAACGCTTCTACTCTGCAATTCAGCAGCAACAAATCCAGTTTGAATCCCAACTGAGTGCCTCTGAACCAGCCTACTTGAAGCACTATCGGGTATTTGATCAAGTGATATTTCCTGCTGCTGGTTATTTAGAGATGGTATTAGCTGCTGGTGCGACTCTATTCAATTCCCCAAAACTGGTGCTAGAAGACTTAGTAATTCAAAGTGCATTAGTTTTACATCAAGAGAAATTCAAGGCAGTTCAAACAGTTTTAACCCCATTGGAAAATGGAACGTACCAATTTAAAATTTTCAGTGGAGATCAACAAGACAATCAGCAACAGCCTAGTTGGACACTCCACACAGAAGGAAAGCTTAGAGAGCAGAAAATAGATAGTGAACCTACTGTTGCGAACCTAGAAGCTTTGAAAGCAAGTTGTCCTCAACAGATAGAGGTTAAAGACTATTACCAACAATTTCAGGCTCAAGGTATTGACTACGGTGTCAGTTTCCAGGGTCTTAAGCAGCTGTGGTGTGGGGAAGGCCAAGCTATCGGCGAAATTCAATTGCCAGAGGAACTCGTAAGAGATTTGACCAACTACCAACTACATCCAGCACTTTTAGATGTAGGTATGCAGGTGATTGCTGCTGCTATCGGGGAAGACGAAAGTCAGACTACCTATGTGCCAGTATTAATCGAACGCTTGACAGTATACCGTCGTCCTGATACCAGTCTGTGGGCAATGGCATCTGTAGCAATACCATTAAAAGACAACAAAGACAGTTTAAGTGGTCAAATTACTCTCTTGAGTAGCAAAGGAGAGACAATTGCTATAATCGAAGGTTTGCAACTAAAACAAGTCACAAGGGAAGCTTTGCTGGGGAGGGAAGCAGATGAACTCAGCAATTGGTTATATGAAATAGAATGGCGAACGCAACCTCGTTTTGGTCGGCAATTACCACCAGAATATATATTGATTCCAGGAGAAATATCTCGGAAACTCAACCCTTTAGTATCTAAATTAGTCTCAGAAATTGACTTAAATAGCTACAGTCAATTCTTAAGTCAGTTAGAAGCGTTGAGCATTGATTATATTATCCAGGCATTTGTAGAAATGAGCTGGTTATTCCCAGAAAGAGAAAGTTTTTCTAGTCAATCTCTAGCGGAAAAATTAGAAGTTGCATCCCAACATAGACGACTGTTTAACCGTCTGTTAGAGATACTGGCAGAAGTAGAAATTATCAAAGGGACAACAGAGCGTTGGCAAGTAATTAAAACTCCAGGAAAAACTAATCCCCAGGGAAAAAACCAGGCATTGCAGAATCAATACCCTCAAGGCAAGCCAGAACTTACCTTACTAGAGCGTTGTGGCTCTCAACTGAGTGCCGTGTTAAGAGGAACAGCAGACCCACTACAGCTAGTTTTCCCAGAAGGAGATTTAACCACAGCTACCCAACTCTATGAGGAATCATCTGAAGCGCAAGTAATGAATACCCTAGTCCAGCAAGGGATATCAACTGCCTTAGAAAAGTTACCTAAAGACAGAGGAGTAAGGTTATTAGAAATTGGTGCCGGCACTGGAGGAACAACTAGCTTTATTCTGCCTCACCTAAATCCCCAGCAAACAGAATATGTATTCACCGACCTGGGTAGTTTGTTCACTAGCAAGGCCCAGGAAAAGTTCCGAGATTACCCGTTTGTACACTATCAACAGCTAAATATAGAAAAAGACCCAACAGCTCAGGGGTTTGAATCTCATCAGTATGATGTGATTGTGGCAGCGAATGTACTGCACGCCACCACATCTTTGCGTCAGACCTTAGAAAATGTCCGACAACTGCTAGCCCCGGGGGGAATCTTGGTATTGTTGGAAGTGACAACTCGTCAGCGTTGGGTGGATTTATTTGCAGGACTATTAGAAGGATGGTGGAGGTTTGAAGATTTTGATTTACGACCTAACCATCCTCTACTAGAGAGCTATCAATGGCAGCAACTCCTAAAAGAAAATAATTTTCCAGAAGTAGTTATTTTGCCAGGAGTAGAGGGAAATAACCAGGAAGTATTTCCCCAAAGTGTAATTATTGCTCAAGCTTCACCAACCCCATCATCCTTAGCTTTATCCAAACCCCAAGGTTGGTTAATTTTTACAGATCGACAAGGGGTTGGTGAAAATCTGGCAACTCAAATGCGATCGCGAGGAGAAATCTGCACGTTGGTTAAACCTGGGCAAGCATATCAACAGGTAGCTCCAGAAGAATTTACGATTAATCCTGAAAAGCCCGAAGATTTCCAAAAACTGATTTCCCAAGTAACGCACTCAGGGAACTTACATGGAGTGATTCAATGCTGGAGCTTAGAAACACCAGAAGGAGATTTTACCACAGAAGAACTAACCTCAGCATCCCAGATTGGATGTGGTAGTACCTTGTCCTTAGTGCAGGCATTAGTCAAGACTGAATTATCCCGATCCCCTCACCTTTGGTTAGTTACTCAAGGAGCGCAGGCAGTACCAGATAATAATCCTGTTGTGTCAGGCATAGCCCAATCTTCTTTGTGGGGAATGGGAAAAACCATTGCTTCAGAACACCCTGAACTAAAGTGTGTGCGTATAGATTTAGACCCACAGCAAACCGCTAAGGAGCAAGCAAGAATGCTCATGTCGGAAATATTGTCAGAGTCTAGAGAAGATGAAGTAGCATTCCGGCAAGAAAATCGTTATGTGGCAAGGTTAGTGCCCTCTCGGCATACCCAAAAAACTATGGACAAACCCTTAACTGTTCGTAAAGATGCTACATACTTAATTGCAGGTGGACTAGGGGGTGTAGGCTTACTTGTGGCTCATTGGTTGGTCGAAAAGGGCGCAACACATTTAGTGTTAATTGGACGTAGTGGAGTTAAGGAAACTACCAAAAGTCAGTTGCAGGAGTTAGAACAAGCTGGTGCTCAGGTAATGGTGGCGCAAGCAGATATATCTAATTTGGAATCACTAACTAAGGTTTGGTCTGAAATTGAACAAAATATGCCACCATTGAAAGGGGTCATTAACAGTGCCGCAGTTGTGGATGATACCCTAATTGAGTCCCATAATTGGCAAAGATTTGTTAAAGTGATGGCTCCTAAAGTTCAAGGTTCTTGGAATCTCCATCTGCTTACTCAAAATCAGTCTTTAGACTTTTTTATGCTATTTTCATCTATGGCTTATCTTTTGAGTACAGAAGGTGCGGCTAATTATGCTGCTGCTAATGCCTTTCAGCATACCTTTGCTTACTATCGTAAATCCCTAGAGTTGCCAGCAATAACCATTAACTGGGGAGCCATATTAGGAATAGGTTTGGAACCGCAGTTGAAAGCAAGCGAAAAGTTTCAAAATCAAGGAAGAGGAATTGAGCCAATTCTACCTCAGAAAGCAGTAGAAGCTCTAGAACTATTGTTGGGCACTAATGCTATAGGTGTGGGAGTAGCTCCTATAAACTGGTCTCAGTTTATAGAAAAACTGCCTGGAGAAGTGAGTCCACCATTTTTCGAGGATTTAACTGTAAGTCAAACAGAAAAATCCGTTAAGGCGTACCAGCTTTTAGAAAAAATTAAGACTGCATCGACAACAGAAAAAGAAAGTCTATTAGTGGCTCACCTCCAAAGTGAAATTGCTCAGGTGCTGAGGATAAAAGATTCTCAAATAGATATACAACAGCCTCTCAACACAATGGGAGTTGACTCCTTGATGGCATTAGAACTGCGAAATCGGGTTAAAAGTCAGTTAGAAGTCAATATTCAAGTTTCCCAATTTATAGAAGGGGTCAGTATTTCTGAGTTGGCCATTAAAGTCAACGAGCAACTCAGACAGATTGACAGTAATCAAGAAACCAAGTTGGAAAACGATGGACAACTTCTTTCAACAGATATAAATAATAGTGATTGGATTGAGGGGGAATTATGA